A single window of Neurospora crassa OR74A linkage group VII, whole genome shotgun sequence DNA harbors:
- the for gene encoding serine hydroxymethyltransferase — translation MSTYSLSETHKAMLEHSLVESDPQVAEIMKKEVQRQRESIILIASENVTSRAVFDALGSPMSNKYSEGLPGARYYGGNQHIDEIEVLCQNRALEAFHLDPKQWGVNVQCLSGSPANLQVYQAIMPVHGRLMGLDLPHGGHLSHGYQTPQRKISAVSTYFETMPYRVNIDTGLIDYDTLEKNAQLFRPKVLVAGTSAYCRLIDYERMRKIADSVGAYLVVDMAHISGLIASEVIPSPFLYADVVTTTTHKSLRGPRGAMIFFRRGVRSVDAKTGKETLYDLEDKINFSVFPGHQGGPHNHTITALAVALKQAASPEFKEYQQKVVANAKALEKKLKELGYKLVSDGTDSHMVLVDLRPIGVDGARVEFLLEQINITCNKNAVPGDKSALTPGGLRIGTPAMTSRGFGEADFEKVAVFVDEAVKLCKEIQASLPKEANKQKDFKAKIATSDIPRINELKQEIAAWSNTFPLPVEGWRYDAGL, via the exons ATGTCTACCTACTCCCTCTCCGAGACTCACAAGGCC ATGCTCGAGCATAGCTTGGTCGAGTCCGACCCCCAGGTCGCCGAGatcatgaagaaggaggttcAGCGCCAGCGCGAgtccatcatcctcatcgcctCCGAGAACGTCACCTCGCGTGCCGTCTTCGATGCCCTCGGCTCCCCCATGTCCAACAAGTACTCGGAGGGTCTTCCCGGCGCCCGCTACTATGGTGGCAACCAGCACATCGACGAGATCGAGGTTCTCTGCCAGAACCGTGCCCTTGAGGCCTTCCACCTCGACCCCAAGCAGTGGGGTGTCAATGTTCAGTGCTTGTCCGGCAGCCCTGCCAACCTCCAGGTCTACCAGGCCATCATGCCCGTCCACGGCAGACTCATGGGTCTTGACCTCCCCCACGGTGGCCATCTTTCCCACGGTTACCAGACCCCCCAGCGCAA GATCTCTGCTGTCTCTACCTACTTCGAGACCATGCCCTACCGCGTCAACATTGACACTGGTCTCATCGACTACGATACCCTCGAGAAGAACGCCCAGCTCTTCCGCCCCAAGGTCCTCGTCGCCGGTACCTCTGCCTACTGCCGTCTGATTGACTACGAGCGCATGCGCAAGATTGCCGACTCCGTTGGCGCTTACCTTGTCGTCGATATGGCTCACATTTCCGGCCTCATTGCCTCCGAGGTTATCCCCTCGCCCTTCCTCTACGCCGAtgtcgtcaccaccaccactcacaAGTCTCTCCGTGGCCCTCGTGGCGCCATGATCTTCTTCCGCCGCGGTGTCCGCTCCGTTGACGCCAAGACCGGCAAGGAGACCCTCTACGACCTTGAGGACAAGATCAACTTCTCCGTCTTCCCTGGTCACCAGGGTGGCCCCCACAACCACACCATCACCGCCCTTGCCGTTGCCCTCAAGCAGGCTGCCTCCCCCGAGTTCAAGGAGTACCAGCAGAAGGTCGTTGCCAACGCCAAGGCTCTcgagaagaagctcaaggagcTCGGCTACAAGCTCGTCTCTGACGGCACTGACTCTCACATGGTCCTCGTTGACCTTCGCCCCATCGGCGTCGATGGTGCCCGTGTTGAGTTCCTCCTTGAGCAGATCAACATTACCTGCAACAAGAACGCCGTTCCCGGCGACAAGAGCGCCCTCACCCCCGGCGGTCTCCGTATTGGTACCCCCGCTATGACCTCCCGTGGCTTCGGCGAGGCCGACTTCGAGAAGGTCGCCGTCTTCGTCGATGAGGCTGTCAAGCTCTGCAAGGAGATCCAGGCTTCCCTCCCCAAGGAGGCTAACAAGCAGAAGGACTTCAAGGCCAAGATCGCCACCAGCGATATTCCCCGCATCAACGAGCTCAAGCAGGAGATTGCCGCCTGGAGCAACaccttccccctccccgtTGAGGGCTGGAGATACGATGCCGGTCTCTAA